A section of the Flavobacterium sp. CG_23.5 genome encodes:
- the ahcY gene encoding adenosylhomocysteinase: MSTTTMPFVAFKVKDISLAAWGRKEIELAEAEMPGLMALRAEYKNEQPLAGSRIAGCLHMTIQTAVLIETLIALGAEVTWSSCNIFSTQDQAAAAIAAAGIQVYAWKGLNEEDFDWCIEQTLFFGEDRKPLNMILDDGGDLTNMVIDRFPELVAGIKGLSEETTTGVHRLYERVKAGTLPMPAINVNDSVTKSKFDNKYGCKESAVDAVRRATDIMLAAKRVIVCGYGDVGKGTAASFRGAGSIVTVTEIDPICALQAAMDGFEVKKLDTVIATADIIITTTGNKDIVLGSHFEKMKDKTIVCNIGHFDNEIDMAWLNTNHGASKVEIKPQVDKYTIAGKDILILAEGRLVNLGCATGHPSFVMSNSFTNQTLAQIELWKNSAAYNNEVYMLPKHLDEKVAMLHLAKLGVELETLRVDQADYIGVPVDGPFKPEYYRY, translated from the coding sequence ATGAGTACTACAACTATGCCTTTTGTGGCTTTCAAAGTAAAAGACATTTCTCTAGCGGCTTGGGGAAGAAAAGAAATTGAATTAGCAGAAGCTGAAATGCCAGGTTTAATGGCGCTTCGTGCTGAATACAAAAACGAACAACCACTTGCGGGTTCTCGTATTGCAGGATGTTTACACATGACAATCCAGACTGCGGTTTTGATTGAAACGTTAATTGCTCTTGGTGCTGAGGTGACTTGGTCTTCTTGTAACATTTTCTCTACTCAAGATCAGGCTGCTGCTGCGATTGCTGCTGCAGGAATTCAGGTTTATGCTTGGAAAGGTTTGAATGAAGAAGATTTTGACTGGTGTATTGAGCAAACATTATTCTTTGGTGAAGATAGAAAACCATTGAACATGATTCTTGATGATGGTGGAGATTTGACTAATATGGTTATTGACCGTTTTCCTGAATTAGTTGCTGGTATCAAAGGATTGTCTGAAGAAACTACAACTGGAGTTCACAGATTATACGAAAGAGTAAAAGCGGGAACATTACCAATGCCTGCTATTAATGTAAATGACTCGGTTACTAAATCGAAATTTGACAATAAATACGGTTGTAAAGAAAGTGCTGTTGATGCGGTTCGTCGTGCAACTGATATTATGCTTGCTGCAAAAAGAGTAATCGTTTGTGGTTACGGTGACGTAGGTAAAGGAACTGCAGCTTCTTTTAGAGGTGCTGGTTCTATTGTTACTGTTACTGAAATTGACCCAATTTGTGCGCTTCAAGCTGCAATGGACGGTTTTGAAGTTAAAAAATTAGATACTGTTATTGCCACTGCTGATATTATCATTACTACTACTGGAAATAAAGATATCGTTTTGGGTTCTCATTTCGAAAAAATGAAAGACAAAACTATCGTTTGTAACATCGGACATTTTGATAACGAAATTGATATGGCTTGGTTGAACACGAACCACGGTGCATCTAAAGTGGAAATCAAACCACAAGTTGACAAATATACAATCGCTGGAAAAGATATCCTTATCCTTGCTGAAGGTCGTTTGGTAAACTTAGGTTGTGCTACAGGTCACCCAAGTTTTGTAATGAGTAACTCATTTACAAACCAAACTCTTGCTCAAATCGAATTGTGGAAAAACAGCGCGGCATACAACAATGAAGTGTATATGTTACCAAAACACTTAGATGAGAAAGTAGCGATGTTACACTTGGCTAAATTAGGTGTAGAATTAGAGACTTTACGTGTTGATCAAGCGGATTATATTGGAGTTCCTGTTGATGGTCCATTCAAACCGGAATATTACAGATATTAG
- a CDS encoding patatin-like phospholipase family protein, with translation MEKIAYLFVLLISLSITQIVSAQERKPKVVLVLSGGGAKGIAHIPLLQALDSLHIVPDLIVGNSMGSVIGGMYAMGYSGDSIEKIAKNIDWDKLLGRNMSLKSVSVEEKSEFERYLVGIGIKDGKPTNVSSLLNDQYLREFLTELTFPVYNVKDFDELAIPFRAMATDVVYGKEVILSKGNLAFAMRASMSLPAVFKTMPYEKTLLVDGGVMNNFPTDIAKKMGADIIIGSDVGGGMEPIDKLDNFVSVLMQTSMFPSNIKDPENRKLCDILVDHLPNLRFSTSDFTKSNEIYKDGKIATNLNLGTLVALAEKLKGFKQRTHELPAVSSEFVIDTIVYKNISKENLPLVIARTNIKTHTKYTAKDLTLGINGAMGTNLFNQITYSYFVHDGNKLGLLINGLEFSKNQVNASVHYDTYRGVGLILNYNARNILAESSRLIFTADIAEQPKIRIDFQKNFGKKKDWWWGTELYGAFLQQEIFVDGKAADNMLYKAVEFNNEVNRNLNSLNSYLGFGLNYSYTVVKPKNDPDINDNVLSLKNYNFGNLEVNAHYLRNGMDKVFFATNGTILKANINRSLRNDINIAFTETDSTDFSGSTNSFTKVGFAFEKRVQLKKKITGIIGFDANFIFQDKPKGNEGSFSNYGYAAKYFLGGFIPSSGSNRFVFPGLHEDELSVTQFMAIKLGVQLNPLGKFYLTPHFNVASVGFGNFNEYIADVSNTKGNWDDNKETSLLMSGGAAISYQSILGPIHFDTSWINNIDKVRLFFSVGFSFNPSN, from the coding sequence TTGGAAAAAATAGCTTATCTATTCGTCTTATTAATTTCACTTTCGATTACTCAAATTGTTTCCGCCCAGGAAAGAAAACCTAAAGTGGTTTTGGTATTAAGTGGTGGTGGTGCCAAAGGAATAGCACATATCCCACTTTTACAAGCTTTAGACTCCTTGCACATTGTTCCTGACCTTATCGTAGGAAACAGTATGGGAAGTGTTATTGGAGGCATGTATGCAATGGGATATTCGGGCGACAGCATTGAAAAAATAGCCAAAAACATCGATTGGGACAAACTCCTTGGACGAAATATGTCTTTGAAAAGTGTCAGTGTGGAAGAAAAAAGTGAGTTTGAAAGATATTTGGTTGGAATAGGAATTAAGGACGGTAAACCAACAAACGTAAGTTCTTTATTAAATGATCAATATTTAAGAGAATTTCTTACAGAGCTGACTTTTCCTGTTTATAATGTAAAAGACTTTGATGAGCTAGCGATTCCATTTAGAGCAATGGCTACAGATGTTGTATATGGCAAGGAAGTAATTCTTAGCAAAGGAAATTTAGCTTTTGCTATGCGAGCAAGTATGTCATTGCCCGCGGTTTTTAAAACCATGCCTTATGAAAAAACGCTGTTGGTTGACGGTGGCGTAATGAATAATTTTCCAACCGATATTGCAAAAAAGATGGGTGCCGACATCATAATTGGCAGTGACGTGGGTGGGGGAATGGAACCTATAGATAAATTAGATAACTTCGTGTCTGTACTAATGCAAACGAGTATGTTTCCCAGTAACATTAAAGATCCGGAAAATCGTAAACTATGTGACATTTTAGTAGATCACTTGCCTAACTTGAGATTTTCTACATCTGATTTTACAAAAAGCAACGAAATTTACAAAGATGGTAAAATTGCAACCAATCTTAATCTAGGCACATTAGTAGCATTAGCAGAAAAATTAAAAGGATTCAAACAACGAACCCATGAATTGCCAGCTGTTTCCAGCGAATTTGTCATCGATACCATCGTTTATAAAAATATCAGCAAGGAAAATCTTCCTCTAGTTATTGCTCGAACAAATATTAAAACACATACAAAATATACTGCTAAAGATTTAACATTAGGCATTAATGGCGCCATGGGCACAAATCTGTTTAACCAAATTACCTACAGTTATTTCGTTCACGACGGAAATAAATTAGGATTGCTGATAAACGGTTTAGAATTTTCTAAAAACCAAGTTAATGCATCCGTGCATTACGACACTTATAGGGGAGTTGGACTAATTCTTAATTATAATGCCAGAAACATTCTGGCCGAATCTTCCCGTCTTATTTTTACTGCGGATATCGCCGAACAACCAAAAATAAGAATTGATTTTCAGAAAAATTTTGGAAAAAAGAAAGACTGGTGGTGGGGAACGGAGCTCTATGGTGCATTCCTACAACAGGAAATCTTCGTTGATGGAAAAGCGGCAGATAATATGCTATACAAAGCTGTCGAATTCAATAATGAAGTAAACCGAAATTTGAATTCACTGAACAGTTATCTTGGATTTGGATTAAACTATAGTTACACTGTGGTGAAACCTAAAAATGATCCCGATATAAATGATAACGTACTGTCTCTTAAAAACTATAATTTTGGAAATTTAGAAGTAAATGCACATTATTTACGCAATGGGATGGATAAAGTTTTTTTTGCAACTAATGGAACAATTTTAAAAGCAAATATAAATCGATCACTGCGCAATGACATTAATATAGCTTTTACAGAAACGGATTCAACCGATTTTTCGGGGTCAACAAATAGCTTCACTAAAGTAGGATTTGCATTTGAAAAAAGAGTACAATTAAAAAAGAAGATTACTGGCATAATAGGATTTGATGCTAATTTTATTTTTCAAGACAAGCCAAAAGGTAATGAAGGTTCTTTTTCTAATTATGGCTATGCTGCAAAATATTTCCTTGGAGGCTTTATTCCAAGTTCGGGCAGTAATCGTTTTGTATTCCCAGGCCTACATGAGGACGAGCTGAGTGTTACTCAATTTATGGCTATTAAACTAGGCGTACAATTGAATCCCTTGGGTAAATTTTACCTGACTCCACATTTCAATGTTGCATCCGTTGGCTTTGGCAACTTTAACGAATACATAGCTGACGTTTCTAATACAAAGGGAAATTGGGACGATAATAAAGAAACCAGTTTGTTGATGTCAGGAGGAGCAGCGATTTCCTATCAATCGATTTTAGGACCTATTCATTTTGACACTTCATGGATAAACAATATCGACAAAGTGCGATTGTTTTTTAGCGTCGGATTTTCATTCAATCCATCTAATTAG
- a CDS encoding Txe/YoeB family addiction module toxin — protein MGRYTIEISKEALADLLKIKKSGKKTDILKIEKIFLELESHPTTGIGKPEKLKYKDDNVWSRQVNKKDRLIYEIIDHEVVVIIISAIGHYNDK, from the coding sequence ATGGGCAGATATACAATAGAAATAAGCAAAGAAGCGCTTGCTGATTTGTTAAAAATAAAAAAATCGGGCAAGAAAACGGATATTTTAAAAATTGAAAAAATATTTCTTGAATTAGAATCACATCCAACCACTGGAATTGGTAAGCCTGAAAAACTAAAATACAAAGACGATAATGTTTGGTCCAGACAAGTCAACAAAAAGGATCGATTAATCTATGAAATCATCGACCACGAAGTAGTAGTAATTATCATTTCTGCTATAGGACATTACAATGATAAATAA
- the rpmA gene encoding 50S ribosomal protein L27 translates to MAHKKGVGSSKNGRESESKRLGVKIFGGQAAIAGNIIVRQRGSKHNPGANVYISKDHTLHARVDGVVFFQKKRDNKSYVSILPFEVEA, encoded by the coding sequence ATGGCTCACAAGAAAGGTGTCGGTAGTTCTAAGAATGGTAGAGAATCAGAATCAAAACGTTTAGGCGTTAAGATATTTGGTGGTCAAGCTGCTATTGCTGGGAACATCATCGTAAGACAAAGAGGTTCAAAACATAATCCAGGTGCAAATGTTTACATCAGTAAAGATCACACCCTACACGCAAGAGTAGATGGAGTTGTTTTCTTCCAAAAGAAAAGAGATAACAAATCATACGTTTCTATACTTCCATTTGAAGTTGAAGCATAA
- the rplU gene encoding 50S ribosomal protein L21 has product MYAIVEIAGQQFKVSKDLKVYVHRLTNEEGSKVSFDKVLLLDDNGTITLGAPAIEGASVEAKVLQHLKGDKVIVFKKKRRKGYKKRNGHRQYLTQIVIEGISATGTKKAAPKAEKVAEAKAPKASKKVDDLKIIEGIGPKAAEALVAAGVDTFTKLAKASSDSVKEILTAASATLTHLDPTTWAQQAQLAADGKMDELKKLQDELNGGKAV; this is encoded by the coding sequence ATGTATGCAATCGTAGAGATAGCAGGGCAACAGTTCAAAGTAAGCAAAGACTTAAAGGTTTATGTTCATCGTTTGACTAATGAAGAAGGTTCAAAAGTTTCTTTTGACAAAGTTCTTTTATTAGATGACAATGGAACAATCACTTTAGGCGCCCCAGCTATAGAAGGTGCTTCAGTAGAAGCTAAAGTGTTACAACACTTAAAAGGAGATAAAGTTATCGTTTTCAAAAAGAAAAGAAGAAAAGGATACAAAAAGAGAAACGGTCACAGACAATATCTTACTCAAATTGTAATCGAAGGAATTAGCGCAACAGGAACTAAAAAAGCAGCTCCAAAAGCTGAAAAAGTAGCTGAAGCTAAAGCTCCAAAAGCATCTAAAAAAGTAGATGATTTGAAAATTATCGAAGGAATTGGTCCTAAAGCTGCTGAAGCATTAGTTGCTGCAGGAGTTGATACTTTCACTAAATTGGCTAAAGCATCATCTGATTCTGTTAAAGAAATTTTAACAGCTGCAAGTGCTACTTTAACACATTTAGATCCAACTACTTGGGCTCAACAAGCTCAATTGGCTGCTGATGGTAAAATGGATGAATTAAAAAAATTACAAGATGAATTAAACGGTGGTAAAGCTGTTTAA
- a CDS encoding M16 family metallopeptidase encodes MLGGVASAQKIAFEEYNLDNGMHVILHNDSSVPVVVTSVMYHVGSKDETPDRTGFAHFFEHLLFEGTENIKRGEWFKIVTSNGGVNNANTSDDRTYYYEVFPSSNLELALWMESERLMHPVINKIGVDTQNGVIKEEKRSRYDNQPYGNIIGAVKENMFKKHPYRWTTIGSMEHLDASTLEEFQAFNKKFYTPNNAVLVVAGDFENAKAKEWIQKYFGSIAKGETLKKETFVEEPITQTIHANYVDHNIQIPMLIATYRTPSMKTRDARVLDLISSYLSDGKSSKLYKKIVDEKKMALQIDAVGFSQEDYGMYILYGLPMGTHTSAELLKEIDEEIVKIQTELISEKDFQKLQNTFDNRFVNKNATLEGIAENLATYYLLYGDINLINTEIELLHSITREEIRDVAKKYLNPNQRLILDYVPSATAPN; translated from the coding sequence ATGCTAGGAGGAGTGGCTTCGGCTCAAAAAATTGCTTTCGAGGAATATAATTTAGACAATGGCATGCATGTCATCTTACATAATGATTCTTCTGTTCCCGTTGTGGTAACTTCGGTGATGTATCATGTGGGATCGAAGGATGAAACACCTGACAGAACTGGTTTCGCTCATTTCTTCGAACATTTATTATTCGAAGGTACCGAAAATATAAAACGAGGGGAGTGGTTTAAAATTGTCACTTCAAATGGTGGAGTGAATAACGCCAACACCTCTGATGACCGTACGTATTATTATGAAGTTTTTCCTTCTAGTAATTTGGAATTAGCACTTTGGATGGAATCCGAAAGATTAATGCATCCAGTAATCAATAAAATTGGAGTTGATACTCAAAACGGAGTAATAAAAGAAGAAAAAAGATCTCGTTACGATAATCAGCCTTATGGGAATATTATTGGAGCCGTAAAAGAAAACATGTTCAAAAAGCATCCGTATCGTTGGACGACAATTGGTTCCATGGAGCATTTAGACGCTTCCACTTTAGAAGAATTTCAAGCTTTTAATAAAAAGTTTTACACGCCAAATAATGCTGTATTGGTTGTTGCGGGAGATTTTGAAAATGCCAAAGCCAAAGAATGGATTCAAAAATATTTTGGTTCAATTGCAAAAGGAGAAACATTAAAAAAGGAAACATTTGTTGAAGAACCAATAACGCAAACCATTCACGCTAATTATGTGGATCATAACATTCAAATCCCAATGCTTATTGCTACGTACAGAACGCCTTCGATGAAAACGAGAGACGCCAGAGTTTTGGATTTGATTTCGTCTTATTTAAGCGATGGGAAAAGTTCGAAATTGTACAAGAAAATCGTGGATGAAAAGAAAATGGCCTTGCAAATAGATGCTGTTGGCTTTAGCCAAGAAGACTACGGAATGTACATTTTGTATGGTTTGCCAATGGGTACTCATACTTCTGCGGAATTGCTAAAAGAAATTGATGAAGAGATTGTGAAAATCCAAACAGAACTGATTTCGGAGAAAGATTTCCAAAAATTGCAAAACACGTTTGACAATCGTTTTGTAAACAAGAATGCCACTCTGGAAGGAATTGCCGAAAATTTAGCCACCTATTATTTGCTTTATGGAGATATCAATTTGATAAACACGGAGATTGAACTATTGCATTCTATAACACGAGAAGAAATTAGGGATGTGGCCAAGAAATATTTAAATCCAAATCAAAGACTTATTTTGGATTATGTTCCTTCCGCGACTGCTCCAAATTAA